A window from Oscillospiraceae bacterium encodes these proteins:
- a CDS encoding family 78 glycoside hydrolase catalytic domain has protein sequence MALKIYDLSVNDLKDYIGFDSPLRFSWKVRASERGECQKQRRILVSENREELEKNTGEIWDSGWILSGESLYISYFGEKLKPLTRYYWRVLCKGEDGKEVRSEIAFFETAKLDTPWKAKWITADFIDKAPKFAQKEQDALAAPYLRKVFSVKKPVECARLVICGLGYFEACLNGKKVGDDFLSTPPTQYDLLSFYRVYDVTGQLKTGENALAAVLGNGFYNSFTDDPWNSSHAPWRGWPRLIAELHIIYSDGTKTMIPTDGSWKSDRGPIFFNGIRHGEHYDARLEQPGWNDAGFNDSAWQPARLMRSPGGVLKAMEMEPIRICERFPAVDLWQTPDGWVFDVGQNQGGIGAFVFRGKAGTGITIRYSDLLTPDRRLTHKQLDVFIKNYCFQTDKYIKKTDGEEVWHPIFTYHGFQYIELSGIDYTPQLSDVTALTLHNDVAENSVFNCSDEVLNKVQHMCRRSSTSCMMGIFASDTHREKSAWTGDGSLSSEQLTINFGAKAFLSKWLGDIRRAQRIDGLIPCIAPTAGWGYNSMNGPDWSSAIVDIPWNLYVASGDMQVLYENYEAIQKHFAFMEHMATDDIVHYGLGDWCPPFEGEAVTVNMSNFKCPTEVTDTAYYHTAARRLWQMAEILGNKRDALHYQKRAKEIKKAFRDAFYDSKNDLVTGNCQTSTGVMIYHGFAEPEELPGLYARLLTQIDEQNGHLDFGVLGNKAVMHALGAGGLGEVGIKMLLQPDFPSVRRWVELNANTLWECWNGGGSHNHHMFSDLSAFFYQYIAGISADENEPGYAHIMARPALTSGLSGARCEISTVRGTVGCRFLIANGAFIVELDIPSACRATLYLPDCRDLTESGVKAEEADGVQMHSENNKPVIELVCGSYRIEGKLL, from the coding sequence ATGGCACTTAAAATTTATGATTTATCGGTCAACGATTTAAAAGATTATATCGGGTTTGACTCGCCGCTCCGTTTTTCGTGGAAAGTGCGAGCTTCCGAACGCGGAGAATGCCAAAAGCAAAGGCGCATTTTGGTCTCGGAGAACCGTGAAGAACTTGAAAAAAATACGGGCGAAATTTGGGACAGCGGTTGGATTTTATCGGGAGAATCTTTGTACATTTCTTATTTCGGTGAAAAATTGAAGCCGCTGACGCGTTATTATTGGCGCGTTTTATGCAAAGGAGAAGACGGCAAAGAGGTTCGGTCGGAGATTGCCTTTTTTGAAACCGCCAAACTGGACACGCCGTGGAAAGCCAAGTGGATCACCGCCGATTTTATCGATAAAGCGCCGAAGTTCGCGCAAAAAGAACAGGACGCGCTGGCGGCGCCCTATCTGCGCAAGGTCTTTTCGGTTAAGAAACCGGTTGAATGCGCACGGCTTGTCATCTGCGGACTCGGATATTTCGAGGCCTGTTTGAACGGTAAAAAAGTCGGGGACGATTTTCTTTCAACACCGCCCACCCAATATGATCTTCTCTCCTTTTACCGCGTTTACGACGTGACCGGGCAGCTCAAGACCGGGGAAAACGCGCTTGCGGCAGTGCTCGGGAACGGGTTTTACAACAGCTTCACCGACGACCCGTGGAATTCAAGCCATGCGCCCTGGCGCGGCTGGCCCCGCCTGATCGCGGAACTGCATATCATTTATTCGGACGGCACCAAGACCATGATCCCGACCGACGGCAGCTGGAAATCGGACAGAGGACCGATCTTTTTCAACGGCATCCGCCACGGCGAGCATTATGACGCCCGTCTCGAACAACCCGGCTGGAATGATGCCGGCTTCAACGATTCCGCCTGGCAGCCGGCGCGGCTGATGAGAAGTCCCGGCGGCGTATTAAAAGCGATGGAGATGGAGCCGATCCGCATCTGCGAACGGTTTCCTGCGGTCGATCTCTGGCAGACGCCCGACGGCTGGGTCTTTGACGTGGGGCAAAATCAGGGGGGCATCGGCGCGTTTGTTTTCAGGGGAAAGGCGGGTACCGGGATCACAATCCGCTATTCCGACCTTCTGACGCCCGACAGGCGGCTGACCCACAAGCAGCTCGATGTATTTATCAAAAATTACTGCTTCCAGACCGATAAATACATCAAAAAGACCGACGGAGAAGAGGTCTGGCATCCGATTTTCACCTATCACGGCTTTCAATATATCGAACTCTCGGGCATTGATTATACGCCCCAACTCTCCGATGTGACGGCGCTGACGCTTCATAACGATGTGGCCGAAAACAGCGTTTTCAATTGCTCCGATGAGGTCTTGAACAAAGTGCAGCATATGTGCCGCAGGTCTTCGACTTCGTGCATGATGGGGATTTTCGCAAGCGATACCCACCGCGAAAAAAGCGCCTGGACGGGCGACGGCTCGCTGTCTTCCGAACAGCTTACCATCAACTTCGGAGCAAAAGCGTTTTTGAGTAAATGGCTGGGTGACATTCGCCGTGCACAGCGTATTGACGGTCTGATTCCCTGCATCGCCCCGACTGCCGGTTGGGGCTATAACAGCATGAACGGGCCCGACTGGTCGTCCGCAATCGTCGACATCCCGTGGAATCTGTATGTTGCATCCGGCGATATGCAGGTGCTGTATGAAAATTACGAGGCGATCCAAAAACATTTTGCTTTTATGGAGCATATGGCGACCGATGATATCGTGCATTACGGCCTCGGCGACTGGTGTCCGCCGTTCGAGGGCGAGGCCGTCACCGTCAACATGAGCAATTTCAAATGCCCGACCGAAGTCACCGATACGGCTTATTATCACACGGCGGCGAGGCGCCTTTGGCAGATGGCGGAGATTTTAGGCAACAAGCGCGACGCGCTGCATTATCAAAAACGCGCAAAAGAGATTAAAAAGGCCTTCCGGGACGCGTTTTATGATTCAAAAAACGATCTGGTCACGGGGAATTGTCAGACCTCGACCGGCGTGATGATTTACCACGGTTTCGCCGAACCGGAGGAGCTTCCCGGCCTGTATGCCCGGCTGCTGACTCAAATCGACGAGCAGAACGGCCATCTCGACTTCGGCGTTTTGGGAAATAAGGCCGTCATGCATGCGCTCGGCGCGGGCGGGCTTGGTGAGGTCGGTATCAAAATGCTGCTTCAACCCGATTTCCCGAGCGTGCGCAGATGGGTCGAGTTAAACGCCAACACCCTCTGGGAGTGCTGGAACGGCGGCGGTTCGCACAACCACCACATGTTCAGCGACCTCTCCGCGTTTTTTTATCAATACATCGCCGGAATCAGCGCCGACGAAAACGAACCGGGCTATGCGCATATCATGGCCAGACCCGCATTGACCTCGGGCCTTTCGGGCGCGCGCTGCGAGATCTCGACGGTGCGCGGTACGGTCGGCTGCCGTTTTCTTATCGCAAACGGCGCATTCATCGTCGAGCTGGACATTCCGTCCGCTTGCCGCGCGACGTTGTATCTGCCGGATTGCCGCGATCTGACCGAAAGCGGTGTAAAAGCCGAAGAGGCCGATGGCGTTCAAATGCACAGCGAAAATAATAAACCGGTTATAGAACTGGTTTGCGGCAGTTATCGAATTGAGGGGAAGTTGCTGTAG
- a CDS encoding 4Fe-4S double cluster binding domain-containing protein, whose translation MVDDIKKAALESDIKIEVIPIGKMAELKADINKVAADNAINGFQKWIIEKKYVYTPEVDFEVKSVVVAVWPQRVVNLVFRYRGKTVSCIADDGFLHTAERDDALKALFEQRGFHLKPFSWMPQKRLAVCAGLCEYGRSNITYCGDWGSFIKLNSYAADLPAEGYSWREAVTMELCDTCGKCIANCPTKAILPDRYLIDNEICLANVNARDDLDIPEWVPKSAHHRLLECTKCQDVCPMNQKRLANVEKIEFSEDETETMLRSASFKDYPDMIKEKLWIYDNGDELKCIPRNLRLMLENA comes from the coding sequence ATGGTTGACGACATCAAAAAAGCCGCTCTTGAAAGCGACATCAAAATCGAAGTCATCCCGATCGGCAAAATGGCGGAACTGAAAGCGGACATCAATAAAGTCGCTGCCGATAATGCGATCAACGGGTTTCAGAAATGGATCATCGAAAAGAAATATGTCTATACCCCGGAGGTTGATTTCGAGGTCAAATCCGTTGTCGTCGCAGTGTGGCCGCAAAGGGTCGTCAATTTGGTTTTTCGCTATCGGGGAAAAACGGTTTCCTGCATTGCGGACGACGGGTTTTTACATACGGCCGAACGGGACGACGCTTTAAAAGCGCTCTTTGAACAGCGCGGTTTTCATCTCAAGCCCTTTTCGTGGATGCCGCAAAAGCGGCTTGCGGTCTGCGCGGGTTTATGCGAATACGGGCGCAGCAACATCACCTATTGCGGCGATTGGGGCAGTTTTATCAAATTGAATTCCTATGCCGCCGACCTGCCCGCTGAGGGCTATTCCTGGCGCGAAGCCGTCACCATGGAGTTGTGCGATACCTGCGGAAAGTGCATCGCAAATTGTCCGACCAAGGCCATTTTGCCCGACCGCTATTTGATCGACAACGAAATTTGCCTTGCGAACGTCAATGCTCGCGACGATCTTGATATTCCCGAATGGGTGCCGAAATCGGCGCATCATCGGCTGCTCGAGTGCACCAAATGTCAGGACGTCTGCCCGATGAATCAAAAGCGTCTTGCGAATGTTGAGAAAATCGAGTTTTCGGAAGACGAAACCGAGACCATGCTCCGTAGTGCTTCATTTAAAGATTACCCTGATATGATTAAAGAGAAACTGTGGATTTACGACAACGGCGACGAATTAAAGTGCATTCCGCGCAATCTGCGGTTGATGTTGGAAAATGCGTGA
- the glpK gene encoding glycerol kinase GlpK, whose protein sequence is MMSYIMALDSGTTSARCILFDRVGNIKSTAQKDIRQFYPKPGWVEHDPMEIWATQIGAAQEAMQKIGVSARDISAVGITNQRETTIVWDKTTGEPVYNAIVWQCRRTAEYCDELKAKGLAEKFRQKTGLVIDAYFSGTKLRWILENVPGARQRAERGELLFGTVESWLIWRLTGGKVHITDYSNASRTFLYNINDLCWDKEILAELDIPACMLPEVRPSSCVYGETLPDFFGYPIQIGGAAGDQQAALFGQTCFFAGEAKNTYGTGGFLLMNTGEKPVFSENGLITTIAWGVDNKVEYALEGSIFIAGAAIQWLRDELHLVYNAADTEYFASKVPDTAGCYVVPAFVGLGAPYWDPYARGCIVGLTRGVTREHIIRATLESIAYQTGDVISAMAQDCGKTLRSLRVDGGASANNFLMQFQADVIGAPVHRPACIETTAMGAAYLAGLAVGYWESKYEIEKNWKRERTFEPKMSCDCQQELLKGWKKAVDCSRGWAKP, encoded by the coding sequence ATTATGAGCTATATTATGGCCTTGGATTCCGGCACGACAAGCGCCCGCTGCATCCTCTTCGACCGCGTGGGCAATATCAAAAGCACGGCCCAAAAAGATATCCGCCAATTTTATCCGAAACCCGGCTGGGTCGAGCATGACCCGATGGAGATCTGGGCTACTCAGATCGGCGCGGCACAGGAGGCCATGCAGAAAATCGGCGTCTCTGCGCGCGACATCTCGGCGGTCGGCATCACCAACCAACGCGAGACCACAATTGTATGGGACAAGACCACCGGCGAACCGGTTTATAACGCCATCGTCTGGCAATGCAGACGCACCGCGGAGTACTGCGATGAACTCAAAGCCAAGGGGCTGGCCGAGAAGTTCCGGCAAAAGACCGGACTGGTGATTGACGCGTATTTTTCCGGCACCAAACTGCGCTGGATTTTGGAAAACGTCCCCGGCGCAAGACAGCGCGCAGAGCGCGGGGAACTGTTATTCGGCACAGTCGAGAGCTGGCTGATCTGGCGGCTAACCGGCGGAAAAGTACATATCACCGATTATTCCAATGCTTCGCGCACTTTTTTATATAACATCAACGACCTGTGCTGGGATAAAGAGATTCTGGCCGAGCTCGATATCCCTGCCTGCATGCTGCCCGAGGTCAGGCCGTCGTCGTGCGTCTACGGCGAGACCCTGCCCGATTTTTTCGGCTATCCGATTCAAATCGGCGGCGCGGCGGGTGATCAACAGGCGGCGCTGTTCGGGCAGACCTGCTTTTTCGCCGGGGAAGCCAAGAACACCTACGGCACCGGCGGATTCTTGCTGATGAACACCGGCGAAAAACCCGTGTTTTCCGAAAACGGCCTGATCACGACGATTGCATGGGGCGTCGACAACAAGGTTGAATACGCGCTCGAGGGCTCGATTTTTATCGCAGGTGCCGCCATCCAGTGGCTGCGGGATGAGCTGCATCTGGTCTATAATGCCGCCGATACCGAATATTTCGCCTCAAAAGTACCCGATACCGCCGGGTGCTATGTCGTCCCGGCCTTTGTGGGGCTTGGTGCGCCGTATTGGGACCCGTATGCGCGCGGCTGCATCGTCGGGCTGACCAGGGGTGTCACCCGCGAACACATCATCCGCGCGACGCTCGAATCCATCGCCTACCAGACCGGCGACGTGATTTCGGCAATGGCGCAGGACTGCGGCAAGACCCTGCGTTCGCTGCGTGTCGACGGCGGCGCATCGGCGAACAACTTTTTAATGCAGTTTCAGGCCGACGTCATCGGCGCACCGGTTCACCGCCCCGCCTGCATCGAGACCACCGCAATGGGCGCGGCCTATCTCGCGGGGCTTGCGGTCGGCTATTGGGAGAGCAAATACGAAATCGAAAAGAATTGGAAACGGGAACGCACTTTCGAGCCGAAAATGTCGTGCGACTGTCAACAAGAACTATTAAAAGGTTGGAAAAAAGCCGTCGACTGCTCCCGGGGCTGGGCGAAACCTTAA
- a CDS encoding MFS transporter — protein sequence MKFFRNFFSHFGDVLYNYIAGIKESRFNALYNDRDGYAKDLRRVFWGNAFGNLAAVTMNGVFFTGLVLILLKGESDSVKNSYIGTIVSIQTACGMAQIFAPVLIERLKSRKAFVFATRLVYYGINAVLLPLVPLLPLSQKPQISVFIALMIIMQISMSINSPAISAWHITYITPDRRADYFSLQQMAYTILNALTMVSCGFLLDQFKAHDAALTGILILRGLAVVFVAFECNMFFRIREVEYPKPEKLDFISIFSAPMKSKGFIPLVLIAAAYNFTVAIQGQYFTVHLLEEAKMSYTLYTFMGIFSLPILLIMMPVWNRIVKKLGWFYTLALSIILFSLPQIFNMLITEKTIWIYPVLCIYTSFVSPGLSLGFSNLPFMRMPEESKSSCLAFYSTAASLAAFAGALFGKYFVQWTEGKYLNLFGITVGNRLYHFIISFGLLVILSAVIFTMQKREERSKSESSE from the coding sequence ATGAAATTCTTCCGGAATTTCTTTTCACATTTCGGCGATGTGCTTTATAATTACATAGCAGGCATCAAAGAGAGCCGCTTTAACGCCCTTTATAACGACCGTGACGGTTATGCGAAGGACCTGCGCCGGGTTTTCTGGGGCAACGCCTTCGGCAATCTCGCGGCTGTGACGATGAACGGCGTATTTTTTACCGGATTGGTTTTAATTTTGCTCAAAGGCGAGAGCGACAGCGTCAAAAACTCTTATATCGGAACCATCGTCAGCATTCAAACCGCCTGCGGCATGGCGCAGATTTTCGCGCCCGTTCTGATCGAGCGTTTAAAATCGCGCAAGGCGTTTGTTTTTGCGACCCGTCTTGTTTACTACGGCATCAATGCGGTTTTGCTTCCGCTCGTTCCGCTGCTTCCGCTTTCACAAAAGCCGCAGATCTCCGTCTTTATCGCTTTGATGATCATCATGCAGATTTCGATGTCGATCAACAGCCCGGCCATTTCGGCCTGGCATATCACCTACATCACGCCTGACCGGCGGGCTGACTACTTCTCGCTGCAGCAGATGGCATATACCATATTGAACGCCCTGACCATGGTCTCGTGCGGATTTTTACTGGATCAATTTAAAGCGCACGATGCGGCGCTGACCGGCATATTGATTTTGCGCGGCTTGGCGGTAGTATTCGTCGCTTTTGAATGCAACATGTTTTTCCGAATCCGCGAGGTGGAATATCCCAAGCCGGAAAAGCTCGATTTTATCTCGATCTTCTCCGCGCCGATGAAAAGCAAGGGCTTTATCCCGCTTGTGCTGATTGCCGCGGCTTATAATTTTACCGTGGCGATCCAAGGGCAGTATTTTACGGTTCATTTGCTCGAAGAAGCAAAAATGAGCTATACGCTTTACACGTTCATGGGCATTTTCTCACTGCCGATCCTGCTGATCATGATGCCGGTTTGGAACCGGATTGTCAAAAAGCTGGGATGGTTTTACACACTCGCGCTGTCTATCATTCTCTTTTCGCTGCCGCAGATTTTCAACATGCTGATCACCGAAAAAACGATCTGGATCTATCCGGTACTTTGTATTTATACCAGCTTTGTGAGTCCGGGGCTGTCGTTAGGGTTTTCTAACCTGCCGTTTATGCGGATGCCCGAGGAATCGAAATCATCCTGTCTGGCGTTTTACTCCACTGCGGCAAGCTTGGCCGCATTTGCGGGTGCGCTGTTCGGGAAATACTTCGTCCAATGGACCGAGGGGAAGTATCTGAATCTGTTCGGGATCACGGTAGGGAACCGACTTTATCACTTCATCATCTCATTCGGGCTTTTGGTGATATTGTCGGCGGTCATCTTTACTATGCAAAAACGCGAGGAAAGATCCAAAAGCGAATCTTCGGAATGA
- a CDS encoding beta-galactosidase trimerization domain-containing protein: MMRYGWIWYDAKEIFEFSQGDMDAKFKRYADVGINILIGFSCTHFRWSFTRHWDIINACIEKLVKACHKYGIKYVEHHSSHLTFNPQNEDDRKWAENVLRSRNSKPGDWEGFWEDAYGDPVIDGVKMSSLRQISGRSGKAGITTYHGYGMCFNNPDYRRLYFNYLEDVYKRGVDGIMTDDIQYFGNDGTGWASFNACTCEHCRRLFREKTGYEIPRPEQWKEFYWNFKDPVFVAWKRFKDESTLDFAYAVKKHYEDLGYKMLRPNYISGVITTNVTAYPFEKCAEIWDCIFQENCSMHIISQSWPFFAAEAVHRFCMGRKRGVPAMSMFYPCTDSSLYFGWALSMAWGQLFTQCGGENLDNYLDEGKLRRFEETYAELYEHPKKLADLAFLLSQNTRDYADGCDRYMHKFLQWMQASMMSGIATDMVFEDDGEHFAGHKAILAPYTAMLSDKTLKDLERYVQNGGKLLIVGDFGIFKPDGSSRETPALCKSQKLGKGEIMLIDPSECADVYQDVLNVPRSDDLKHRGKVQPYALDKLRETGGKALLERLGETVYEVESEAELFVSLFKNETCHTLHLVNIGDTVKKNGDCGYLDPVEVFCPGAEKIGEVNVKLNTLQKAQSITLYSPENQNPLPLKFISENGRLEFTIPAQSFAGYCAVKIV, from the coding sequence ATGATGCGGTACGGTTGGATTTGGTATGACGCGAAAGAGATTTTTGAGTTTTCTCAGGGGGATATGGACGCCAAATTCAAGCGGTATGCCGACGTCGGCATCAATATCCTGATCGGATTCAGTTGCACGCATTTTCGCTGGTCGTTTACGCGCCACTGGGATATCATCAATGCCTGCATCGAAAAGCTCGTCAAGGCCTGCCATAAGTACGGCATTAAGTATGTCGAACACCACAGTTCTCATCTGACTTTTAATCCGCAGAATGAAGACGACCGAAAATGGGCCGAAAACGTCCTGCGTTCTCGCAACTCCAAGCCCGGGGACTGGGAAGGATTTTGGGAGGACGCCTATGGTGACCCGGTCATCGACGGCGTGAAGATGTCGAGTTTACGCCAGATCTCGGGGCGCAGCGGCAAAGCGGGCATTACGACTTATCACGGTTACGGGATGTGTTTTAATAATCCCGATTACCGGCGGCTGTATTTCAACTATCTTGAGGACGTCTATAAACGGGGCGTCGACGGCATTATGACCGACGACATTCAATATTTCGGCAACGACGGCACGGGCTGGGCGTCGTTTAACGCCTGCACCTGCGAACACTGCCGCCGGCTGTTCCGTGAAAAGACCGGTTACGAAATTCCGCGGCCCGAACAGTGGAAAGAATTTTACTGGAATTTCAAAGACCCGGTTTTTGTCGCATGGAAACGGTTTAAAGACGAATCGACCCTCGATTTCGCCTATGCCGTCAAAAAGCATTATGAGGATTTGGGATACAAGATGCTGCGCCCGAACTACATTTCCGGCGTGATTACGACCAATGTGACCGCCTATCCGTTTGAAAAGTGCGCGGAGATTTGGGACTGCATCTTCCAGGAAAACTGCAGCATGCACATCATCTCCCAGTCGTGGCCGTTTTTCGCGGCCGAAGCGGTGCACCGGTTTTGTATGGGGCGTAAGCGCGGCGTCCCGGCAATGTCGATGTTTTACCCCTGTACGGATTCGTCATTATACTTCGGCTGGGCGCTCTCAATGGCGTGGGGTCAGCTGTTCACCCAATGCGGCGGAGAAAATTTGGACAACTATCTTGACGAAGGCAAACTGCGCCGGTTCGAAGAGACCTATGCCGAATTATACGAACACCCCAAAAAACTCGCCGATCTCGCGTTTTTGTTGTCGCAGAACACCCGCGATTACGCCGACGGGTGCGACCGGTATATGCACAAATTTTTGCAGTGGATGCAGGCGTCGATGATGTCCGGCATCGCGACCGATATGGTTTTCGAGGACGACGGTGAACACTTTGCCGGGCACAAGGCGATTTTAGCGCCTTATACGGCGATGCTCTCCGACAAAACCCTGAAAGACCTTGAGCGGTATGTACAAAACGGCGGAAAGCTGCTGATCGTCGGCGATTTCGGCATTTTCAAACCCGACGGAAGCAGCCGTGAAACTCCCGCGCTTTGTAAGAGTCAAAAACTCGGAAAAGGCGAAATTATGCTGATTGATCCTTCCGAGTGTGCCGATGTCTATCAGGATGTGCTCAACGTCCCGCGCAGCGATGACCTCAAACACCGCGGAAAAGTACAGCCCTATGCGCTTGACAAACTGCGTGAGACCGGCGGGAAAGCGCTGCTCGAGCGGCTCGGGGAAACCGTTTATGAGGTCGAAAGCGAAGCGGAATTGTTTGTCTCGCTTTTTAAAAATGAAACCTGTCATACATTGCACCTCGTAAACATCGGTGATACGGTTAAAAAGAACGGCGACTGCGGATACCTCGACCCGGTCGAGGTATTTTGCCCCGGCGCCGAAAAGATCGGCGAGGTAAATGTAAAACTCAACACGCTTCAGAAAGCCCAATCGATTACTCTGTATTCGCCCGAAAACCAAAACCCGCTCCCGCTGAAATTCATCAGCGAAAACGGGCGGTTGGAATTTACCATCCCGGCGCAGTCCTTTGCGGGATACTGCGCGGTTAAAATCGTCTAA
- a CDS encoding DUF4405 domain-containing protein, which yields MKKTAVKLSIDVFMTGMWLALMTYDLTGSVWHEILGIGMAVPLFFHLFLNRKWITGVTGKLFKTKFNVNTVRWICDVLMLIGYVLTAVSGIAISKELFWPLRAENNALWYAVHAWAAYVTLAVMGIHIGLHWKMILGFFRSMFGSQKITRARRTVGAVISLAVIVYGIKSTVTYSLPTYTAADDATTDYTVSQLSYAEYGSEGTGLKIINIDTKISSNNTITETPQAGDTFNDYLGRLFCNGCHRHCSLLAPACSIGRSLVTEAKTIYTEFTASASSENTPSSSAASSEAASSQSSASSETSSAQTPGSQTASSKQSASSEQTGSAQTPSSAQSASSATQMPSNDNIEYVELGNGKKIAQNLSILGMYIAGTYYIVEFLGKRNG from the coding sequence ATGAAGAAAACCGCAGTCAAATTATCCATCGACGTTTTTATGACGGGCATGTGGCTCGCCCTGATGACATATGACCTGACCGGTTCGGTTTGGCACGAAATTCTCGGAATCGGCATGGCGGTTCCGCTGTTTTTCCACCTGTTTTTAAACCGGAAATGGATTACGGGCGTAACCGGAAAACTGTTCAAGACCAAATTCAACGTCAACACCGTGCGCTGGATCTGCGATGTGTTGATGCTCATCGGGTATGTGCTGACCGCCGTCTCGGGCATTGCAATCTCAAAGGAACTTTTTTGGCCGCTTCGGGCAGAAAACAACGCCCTGTGGTACGCCGTTCACGCCTGGGCTGCTTATGTAACGCTGGCGGTCATGGGTATCCACATCGGACTGCACTGGAAAATGATCCTCGGCTTTTTCCGCTCGATGTTCGGCTCGCAAAAAATCACCCGCGCGCGCAGAACCGTCGGCGCGGTGATCTCGCTGGCCGTCATCGTCTACGGCATTAAATCGACCGTCACCTACAGTTTGCCGACCTATACGGCAGCCGATGACGCGACAACGGACTATACGGTATCGCAGCTCTCTTATGCCGAATACGGCAGTGAAGGAACGGGCTTGAAAATTATCAATATCGACACAAAAATATCCTCAAACAACACCATCACCGAGACCCCGCAGGCCGGAGACACTTTTAACGATTATTTGGGACGCCTGTTTTGCAACGGCTGCCACAGGCATTGTTCGCTGCTTGCGCCTGCTTGTTCGATAGGGCGTTCGCTCGTCACCGAAGCCAAGACGATTTATACGGAATTCACGGCTTCCGCTTCTTCCGAAAACACTCCGTCAAGTTCGGCTGCATCATCGGAAGCGGCTTCTTCCCAATCTTCGGCTTCGTCAGAGACAAGCTCTGCGCAGACCCCGGGCAGCCAAACCGCTTCTTCAAAACAATCCGCATCCTCCGAACAGACCGGTTCCGCGCAGACCCCAAGCAGCGCGCAGTCCGCTTCCTCAGCGACACAGATGCCTTCAAACGATAACATCGAATATGTAGAATTGGGCAACGGCAAAAAAATCGCCCAAAACCTCTCGATTCTGGGCATGTATATCGCGGGAACCTACTATATCGTCGAGTTCCTGGGTAAGAGAAACGGTTAG